One segment of Synechococcus sp. A15-24 DNA contains the following:
- the rplP gene encoding 50S ribosomal protein L16, whose protein sequence is MLSPKRVKFRKMQRGRMRGVATRGNTIAFGEFALQAQECGWITSRQIEASRRAMTRYVKRGGKIWIRIFPDKSITMRAAETRMGSGKGNPEFWVAVIKPGRILFEMGGAEITPEIAKEAMRLAQYKLPVKTKFIALDEQQKQSAAEAPAAAEAVNVES, encoded by the coding sequence ATGCTGAGTCCAAAACGCGTCAAATTCCGGAAAATGCAGCGAGGCCGCATGCGCGGCGTCGCCACCCGGGGCAACACCATCGCCTTCGGTGAATTCGCACTGCAGGCCCAGGAATGCGGCTGGATCACCTCGCGCCAGATCGAGGCCAGCCGTCGCGCCATGACCCGCTACGTCAAGCGTGGCGGCAAGATCTGGATCCGGATCTTCCCGGACAAATCGATCACCATGCGCGCCGCCGAAACCCGGATGGGTTCCGGTAAGGGCAACCCGGAATTCTGGGTGGCAGTGATCAAGCCAGGTCGCATCCTCTTTGAGATGGGCGGTGCCGAAATCACCCCCGAAATCGCCAAGGAGGCCATGCGTCTGGCGCAGTACAAGCTGCCCGTGAAGACCAAGTTCATCGCTCTTGATGAACAGCAGAAGCAATCGGCTGCGGAAGCGCCGGCTGCTGCTGAAGCCGTCAACGTGGAGTCCTGA
- the rpmC gene encoding 50S ribosomal protein L29, giving the protein MARPNAAEVRQLSDADITEQIDGLRRELFQLRFQQATRQLANTHRFKEVRIKLAQLMTVQSERQRSAAS; this is encoded by the coding sequence ATGGCCCGTCCCAACGCCGCTGAGGTCCGCCAGCTGTCCGATGCGGACATAACTGAACAGATCGATGGTCTTCGCCGCGAACTGTTTCAGCTCCGCTTCCAGCAGGCCACCCGCCAGCTGGCCAACACGCACCGTTTCAAAGAGGTCCGCATCAAGCTGGCCCAGCTGATGACGGTGCAATCGGAGCGTCAGC